One region of Lactobacillus johnsonii genomic DNA includes:
- a CDS encoding nucleoside 2-deoxyribosyltransferase has protein sequence MTKQKTVYFGAGWFTETQNKAYKDAMSALNANPTVDLENSYVPLQNQYKDIRVDEHPEYLHDKEWAQATYNGDLVGIKTSDVMLGVYVPKEEDVGLGMELGYAMSQGKYVLLVIPDELYGESINLMSWGVADNVIKMSELATFDFNRPKYNFYDGAVY, from the coding sequence ATGACAAAACAAAAAACAGTTTATTTTGGTGCTGGTTGGTTTACTGAAACTCAAAACAAGGCTTACAAAGATGCAATGAGTGCTCTCAATGCTAATCCAACGGTTGATTTAGAAAATAGCTATGTTCCTCTTCAAAATCAATATAAAGATATTCGTGTTGACGAACATCCCGAATACTTACATGATAAAGAATGGGCTCAAGCAACTTACAACGGTGACTTAGTTGGTATTAAAACTAGCGACGTTATGCTTGGCGTTTACGTTCCTAAAGAAGAAGACGTTGGTTTAGGGATGGAATTAGGTTACGCTATGTCTCAAGGAAAGTATGTTTTACTTGTAATTCCTGATGAATTATATGGTGAATCAATCAACTTGATGAGTTGGGGCGTTGCTGACAACGTAATTAAAATGAGTGAATTAGCTACATTTGATTTCAACCGTCCTAAATATAACTTTTACGATGGTGCTGTATATTAA
- a CDS encoding PTS sugar transporter subunit IIA, producing the protein MFLKSVLYNETRNFCLGKAEPTTNTKKSLFDPEAVFVTDLTDRNEIFKTVSQKLYDLGYVKEDFLGDIIEREDKYPTGISMRPLSRELPDVAVPHTEGDYVSAQLIVPIALRNSATFNNMVNPSEALEVKFLFLILNNDPDMHSTILAKIMDFLAGTSVDDLNELFNSDSNEEIYDFLENNFEIEK; encoded by the coding sequence GTGTTTTTGAAATCGGTTTTATATAATGAAACTAGAAATTTTTGCTTAGGAAAGGCGGAACCTACTACGAATACTAAAAAAAGTCTTTTCGATCCAGAAGCTGTCTTTGTGACAGACTTAACTGATCGAAACGAAATATTCAAGACCGTTTCTCAAAAATTATATGACTTAGGCTATGTTAAAGAAGATTTTTTAGGCGATATTATTGAACGTGAAGATAAGTATCCAACTGGAATTTCAATGAGACCTTTATCTAGAGAACTTCCAGATGTTGCAGTTCCTCATACTGAAGGGGATTATGTTAGCGCACAATTAATTGTACCGATTGCTCTTAGAAATTCAGCAACTTTTAATAATATGGTTAATCCAAGCGAAGCATTGGAAGTTAAGTTCTTATTTTTGATTTTAAATAATGATCCAGATATGCATTCAACTATTTTGGCTAAAATTATGGACTTTCTAGCTGGAACTTCAGTTGATGATTTAAATGAATTATTTAATTCAGATTCAAATGAAGAAATTTATGATTTTTTAGAGAATAATTTTGAAATTGAAAAATAA
- a CDS encoding GntR family transcriptional regulator — protein MDIPKYLQIENELKQEIISGKFKYGDKFYSEAQLKDKFNVSSITVIRAVKDLVKAGYLVRHQGKGTFISRSRKDKLVRLSDNEVFSNKQEEDTVKVLKLQEEKQSEILKKLGLPKYDSYYYIERLRLIGDTPFMVHRSFIPAKFINRNLAKDPNNYHSIYETLQSDKQLYLFDEPFTETDTIVKADSEISKQLKIAKDYPVVRQVKKTILSTTSEVVELVVGYKRCDYFSLSFSSTDYPEV, from the coding sequence ATGGATATTCCAAAATATTTACAAATTGAAAATGAGCTAAAGCAAGAAATTATCTCTGGCAAATTTAAATATGGAGATAAATTTTATAGTGAAGCTCAATTAAAAGATAAGTTTAATGTTTCTTCAATTACTGTTATCCGAGCTGTAAAAGATCTCGTTAAGGCAGGCTACTTAGTTCGTCATCAAGGAAAAGGCACTTTTATTTCACGATCAAGAAAAGATAAATTAGTTCGTCTTAGTGATAATGAAGTCTTCTCAAACAAACAAGAAGAAGATACAGTTAAAGTTTTGAAACTCCAAGAAGAAAAACAGAGTGAAATATTAAAAAAACTCGGCTTACCCAAATATGATAGTTACTACTATATTGAACGTTTACGCTTAATTGGTGACACGCCATTTATGGTGCACCGTTCATTTATACCAGCTAAATTTATTAATCGAAATTTAGCTAAAGATCCGAATAATTATCATAGTATCTATGAAACCTTGCAAAGCGATAAGCAATTGTATCTATTTGATGAGCCCTTTACTGAAACAGACACAATTGTAAAAGCTGATAGCGAAATTAGTAAGCAACTAAAAATAGCTAAAGATTATCCTGTTGTACGACAAGTCAAAAAAACCATTTTATCTACTACAAGTGAAGTAGTTGAACTAGTTGTTGGCTATAAACGGTGTGATTACTTTTCACTTTCATTTTCAAGTACTGATTATCCGGAAGTTTAA